The following proteins are encoded in a genomic region of Eriocheir sinensis breed Jianghai 21 chromosome 2, ASM2467909v1, whole genome shotgun sequence:
- the LOC127001114 gene encoding damage-control phosphatase ARMT1-like codes for MYTRIHEAFYLCDSLRDFDPFEEQKQKSLEGSHSAVEALTEKVLAVCNNLPSQTQDQLKQHVLKFFEVSLWGNQCDLSISGGADRSQETDVLSVLESLRSNIIVNDSSALWQLLVSLPEDQRDIVLVLDNAGFELVSDLCLITVLMEAGLTTSLTIHTKTRPWFVSDTTEKDLRWTIETLKESPGSVGEVAGKWFHYLSDGRWKVCNNKFWTTGYDFAEMSKIDPDLYSQLSKASLIIFKGDLNYRKLTGDLEWPTETMLEHALRGFSPAPLLAVRTAKGGPVVGLLPDQCHRIASVTQDWNVNGNYGMIQLCTFS; via the exons ATGTATACTCGCATCCATGAGGCCTTCTATCTTTG TGATTCTCTAAGGGACTTTGATCCTTTTGAAGAACAAAAGCAGAAGAGTTTGGAAGGTTCCCATTCTGCAGTAGAAGCTCTTACAGAGAAAGTGTTGGCTGTTTGTAACAACCTTCCATCACAGACACAAGATCAGCTAAAGCAGCATGTTTTAAAGTTCTTTGAG GTTAGTCTCTGGGGCAATCAGTGTGACCTCAGCATATCTGGTGGTGCTGATCGTTCTCAAGAAACAGATGTGTTGTCAGTACTAGAGAGTTTAAGAAGCAACATCATTGTAAATGACTCCAGTGCATTGTGGCAGCTCCTGGTGTCTCTTCCTGAGGATCAGAGAGACATTG TGTTAGTGCTTGACAATGCTGGCTTTGAGTTAGTTTCGGATCTCTGTTTGATAACTGTCCTGATGGAAGCTGGTCTCACAACTTCTCTCACTATCCATACCAAGACACGGCCATGGTTTGTCTCAGACACTACGGAAAAAGATTTGAGATGGACCATAGAAACACTCAA AGAAAGTCCAGGGTCTGTTGGTGAAGTTGCCGGTAAGTGGTTTCATTATCTCTCAGATGGGCGATGGAAAGTTTGCAACAACAAATTTTGGACTACAGGATATGATTTTGCTGAAATGAGCAAAATTGATCCTGACCTTTACTCCCAACTGAGCAAAGCATCCTTAATTATTTTTAAG gGTGATCTGAATTACCGTAAACTAACTGGAGACTTAGAATGGCCCACTGAAACCATGCTTGAGCATGCCCTTCGAGGATTTAGCCCAGCCCCTCTCTTAGCAGTCCGGACAGCCAAGGGTGGGCCAGTTGTGGGACTTCTGCCAGACCAGTGTCACAGAATAGCCAGTGTGACACAGGACTGGAATGTCAATGGAAACTATGGAATGATTCAACTCTGCACTTTCTCTTGA